The genomic stretch TCGCCGTGGCCGGTGCCGGGACCGTCGCCACGTGCCGCTACACGTCCCCCGCCGACCCCGAGGCGATCGCTGCCTACCAGGACCTCTGCGACGAAGGAGACGCCGACTCCTGCGCCGAGGCGGAGGCCCTCGCCCGCGACGGCGCCGCCTACATCGTCGCCCTCGACGACGCCGACGAGCCGCTCATCCTCGACATGCAGACGGCCGAGTTCCGGGTCACGCTCCAGGGCGTGGAGTAGTCCCCGCACGGCCGCACCGCGTCAGCCGGGGTCGGCGAGCACCCGCTCGGCCAGCCGATGCGGCGCCCGGTCGGCGGGGTCGAGCCGCGCGACCGCGTCGGCGAGCGCCTCGGCCCGACCGTCGGCCCAGAAGGTGCGGCGCCAGCGGCCCTCCACGAGGCGCCGCACGCGGCGACGGAGGCGGTCGGCCCGGACGGCGTCCCAGCGGTCCGCCAGCGCGTCGCGGTGGGCGTCGAGCGCGACCACGAGGCCGTCCACGCCATCGCCCTGGAGCGCCGACGCCGTCACGACGGTGGGCTGGGCGCTCCCCTCGGGCCGCAGGTGGAGCATCCCGCGGAGCGCCTTGACCAGCCGCGGCGCCTCCGGTTTGTCGGCCTTGTTGACACAGAACACGTCGGCGACTTCCATCAGCCCGGCCTTCATGGCCTGGACCGCGTCTCCGGACTCCGGGACGAGCACCACGAGCGTCGTGTCGGTGGTCTCCGCCACGTCGATCTCGCCCTGCCCCACACCGACGGTCTCGACCAGGACCACGTCGTAGCCCGCCGCGTCGAGCACGTCGCAGGCCGCCTCGGCCGCCTCGGACAGGCCGCCGAGGGCCCCGCGCGCGGCGAGGCTGCGGACGAACACGCCGTCGTCCTCCGCGTGGCCGTCCATCCGCACGCGGTCGCCCAGCAGCGCGCCGCCGGTGAACGGGCTCGACGGATCCACGGCGACGACTGCTACTGTCTGCCCTCGCTGGCGGAAGGCCGTCACCAGCCGGTCCGTCAGCGTCGACTTGCCCGCGCCCGGCGGCCCCGTAATGCCGACCCGCCACGCGGCGCCGGTGTGCGGGTAGAGCGCGTCCACCAGCGCGTCGGCGCCGGGCAGGCCGTTTTCGACGTGCGTCAGCGCGCGGGCGACGGCGCGGCGCTGGCCAGCGAGCACGGAGGGGGCGAGGGAGGCGGCGTCCATGCCACAAGATCGCCCGCCCCGGGCTGCCCGTGCGGGCTCCGAGGCGGGCGGAGGAAGACGCGCCGTCGGGTCAGTTCCGGTCGCTCACCGAGACCTCGTGGCCCAGCTCGCTGATGCCCAGCACGCCATCGACGTACTGCGAGGACTCGCCGTAGACGCCCACCCAGACCGTGTACCGGCCCCGCGACGGGTTCACGACGGTCAGCGCGGGGTTGAGGCCCTCGCCCGAGTCGTCGTCGCAGTGGTAGCGGCCGTTCGGGTCGCGCACGACGAGGTTGATGTCGGTCGTCGACGCTGCACTGAACGTCAGATCGAACGAGCTCGGGTCGTACGTGATCACCGCATCCGGGCGGAGGCCGATGTAGCCGACGCAGCCGGGGCCGGTCAGCGGATTGTCCTGCGCGCCGCCCGGCGTCACGTTCATCGTCCGTGGGTCGCCCGAGAAGCCGTGCTCCAGCGTCATCGAGCCCGCGTACGGGTTCTCATCCCAGCCAGGGATCTCGGTGGACGACACCCGGAGCGGGGTCGGGCGGGCGGTGTCGGAGCCGCTGTAGCCCTGGCCCGCACGGCCGCGGTCGCTCATCGAGACGGCGTTGCCGACCTCGCTGACGCCCATCACGCCGTCCACGTACTGCGACGACTCGGCGTAGACGCCCACCCAGACCGTGTACTGACCCCGCGACGGGTTGTCGATGGTCAGCATCGGGTTGAGGCCGTCGCCGGAGTCGTCGTCGCAGTAGTAGCGGCCGTTCGGCGCGCGGACCACCAGGTTGATGTCGGTCTCGGACGCTGCGCTGAACGTCAGGTCGAACGAGCTCGGATTGTACGTCACCACCGCGTCCGGCCGGTAGCCGATGTAGCCGACGCAGCCGGGGCCGGTCAGCGGGTTGTCCTGCGCGCCGCCCGGCGTCACGTCCATCGTGCGCGGGTCGCCCGAGAAGCCGTGCTCCAGCGTCATCGAGCCTGCGTACGGCGACTCGTTCCACCCCGGGATCTCGGTCGACGAGGACGAGCGGACCGGCGCCGGGGTGGTCGTGCGGGCCGACCCCGAGTCGGTGTAGCCCTGGCCCGAGCCGCCCTGATCGCCCATCGAGACCGCGTTGCCGAGTTCGCTGATGCCGAACACGCCGTCCACGTACTCGCCGGACTCACCGTAAACGCCCACCCAGACCGCGTAGCGTCCGCTGCGGGGGTTCGAGACCGTCAGCATCGGGTCAAGGCCGTCTCCGGAGTCGTCGTCGCAGTAGTAGCGGCCGTCGGGCGCGCGGACCACCAGGTTGATGTCAGTGTCCGAGGACGCGCTGAACGTCAGATCGAACGAGCCCGCCGAGTAGTTCACCACCACGTCCGGCCGGTAGCCGATGTAGCCGACGCAGCCGGGGCCGTTGAGGGGGTTCGCCGAGGCGCCGCCGGGCGTGACGTCCACCACGCGGGGGTCGCCGGAGAAGCCCGAGCGGAGCGTGAGCGTCTGCGCGTAGGGCTCCTCGTTCCAGCCGGGCGCCTCCTGCGCCGAGAGCGCGGGGGCGACCAAGAGGCCGAGGAGAAGGAGGAGGACAGGTCCGATCCGTGTCGTCATGGGTGTCGGGGTCAAGTGCAGGTACAGCCGGAGTCTACCGTGAACGCCGTCCCCCCGCCCTCCCCTCCGCCGGGGACCTCCATCGGCACGCCCGGGAATCGCTCTCCCGGCAGGCTCTCCACCACCCGAAGGAGACCGATCCCGGGCAGGAGTCGCTCTCAGGCGCCGCCACTCTCCATCCCCCATCCTCCATCTGCCCCCCTCCGCCCGCCTAGCTTTCTGGCCTCGACACCCCTCTACCCATGGCCGACGCCCGCCTCCCCCTCACCGACGCGCCCACCCACGGCGACCGCACGCACACCTGCGGCGCCCTCCGCGAGTCCGACGCCGGGCAGACGGTCGTCCTCAAAGGCTGGGTGGACCAGCGCCGCAACTTCGGCGGGCTCAACTTCATCGACCTCCGCGACCGCTACGGCCTCACGCAGCTCGTCTTCAGCCCCGAGCTGAATGCCGAGCTGGCCGACCTCGCCGAGCGGCTCCGTGGCGAGGACGTGATCTCGGCCAAGGGCGAGGTCCGCGTCCGCGAGCGCAAGAACCCGGAGATGGCGACCGGCGATGTGGAGGTCTACGTCACCGACGTCGAGGTGCTGGCCCTCTCCGCGACGCCGCCGTTCGTGGTGTCCGAGAACGACCCCAAGGCGACCAAGCCCGGCGAGGACCTGGCGCTGAAGTACCGCTACCTCGCGCTCCGCCGGTCCCAGCTCCAGCGCAACATGATGCTGCGCTCCGACCTCTACCAGAGCGCGCGGAGCTACTTCCACGCGAACGACTTCGTGGAGGTCGAGACGCCGGTCCTGATGAAGTCGACGCCGGAGGGCGCGCGCGACTACCTCGTGCCCAGCCGCGTCC from Rubrivirga sp. SAORIC476 encodes the following:
- the meaB gene encoding methylmalonyl Co-A mutase-associated GTPase MeaB, with product MDAASLAPSVLAGQRRAVARALTHVENGLPGADALVDALYPHTGAAWRVGITGPPGAGKSTLTDRLVTAFRQRGQTVAVVAVDPSSPFTGGALLGDRVRMDGHAEDDGVFVRSLAARGALGGLSEAAEAACDVLDAAGYDVVLVETVGVGQGEIDVAETTDTTLVVLVPESGDAVQAMKAGLMEVADVFCVNKADKPEAPRLVKALRGMLHLRPEGSAQPTVVTASALQGDGVDGLVVALDAHRDALADRWDAVRADRLRRRVRRLVEGRWRRTFWADGRAEALADAVARLDPADRAPHRLAERVLADPG